A single region of the Pseudomonas mandelii genome encodes:
- the msrA gene encoding peptide-methionine (S)-S-oxide reductase MsrA, with protein sequence MKIPVTWRRTLLGLAAAGVIGQCSAFSFGAAEEAVIIPPPALDETTQAHSETAVFAGGCFWGVQGVFQHVKGVKKAVSGYAGGEANTARYERVSDGDTGHAESVEVTFDPSQVSYGTLLQIYFSVAHNPTELNRQGPDSGTQYRSAIFPANTEQQRVAQAYIAQLDAAHSFTKPIVTKLETYNGFYPAEEEHQDFLTEHPTYPYIVINDLPKVAQLKQLYPDRYQEKPVLVKAGM encoded by the coding sequence ATGAAAATCCCGGTTACCTGGCGCCGTACCTTGTTGGGTTTGGCGGCTGCAGGCGTCATTGGCCAATGCTCGGCGTTTTCTTTCGGCGCTGCGGAAGAGGCAGTCATTATCCCGCCGCCTGCCCTGGATGAAACCACCCAGGCCCACAGCGAAACCGCAGTCTTCGCCGGCGGTTGCTTCTGGGGCGTCCAAGGGGTGTTCCAGCACGTCAAAGGCGTGAAAAAAGCCGTCTCCGGTTACGCTGGCGGTGAAGCCAACACCGCCCGGTATGAGCGTGTCAGCGACGGCGATACCGGTCATGCGGAATCGGTCGAAGTCACTTTCGATCCGTCGCAGGTCAGCTACGGCACCTTGCTGCAAATCTATTTCTCAGTGGCGCACAACCCCACCGAGTTGAACCGCCAGGGCCCCGACAGCGGCACGCAGTATCGGTCGGCAATTTTCCCGGCGAACACGGAACAGCAGCGCGTCGCCCAGGCCTACATTGCCCAGCTCGACGCCGCCCATTCGTTCACCAAACCCATTGTCACCAAGCTGGAAACCTACAACGGTTTCTACCCGGCGGAAGAGGAACATCAGGACTTTCTGACCGAGCACCCGACGTATCCATACATCGTGATCAACGACCTGCCGAAAGTCGCGCAGCTGAAGCAGCTGTACCCGGATCGGTATCAGGAGAAACCGGTGCTGGTGAAGGCGGGGATGTGA
- a CDS encoding GNAT family N-acetyltransferase yields the protein MSAVLHVRDVLPSEAESVRLFLEQNGWAHRLGSTERFAQLIASSQRTALAVKDAQIVGFDRGITDSLSNGYLSMVVVSGQHRREGVGRALVEHVMGENTDITWVLRAGREGASEFCSRLGFEPSSIAMERPRSR from the coding sequence GTGAGCGCCGTCCTGCATGTCCGCGATGTACTGCCCTCGGAAGCGGAATCCGTGCGGCTGTTTCTTGAGCAGAACGGATGGGCCCACCGCTTGGGATCAACTGAACGTTTTGCGCAGTTGATCGCCAGCTCCCAACGTACCGCGCTTGCCGTGAAAGATGCCCAGATCGTCGGGTTTGACCGTGGCATCACCGACAGCCTATCCAATGGTTATCTGTCTATGGTTGTCGTGTCCGGGCAGCATCGACGTGAAGGCGTTGGCCGGGCGCTGGTCGAGCATGTCATGGGCGAGAACACCGACATCACCTGGGTTCTGCGCGCAGGCCGTGAAGGCGCTTCGGAATTTTGCTCGCGCCTGGGTTTTGAACCGTCGAGCATCGCGATGGAGCGCCCGCGCAGTCGATAG
- a CDS encoding RidA family protein codes for MSNQMSRDERFLAMAKELGFDIYDENSAGGHYAPVVRHDDELYVSGLVPRMNGKIQYPGRVGLELNLADAQEAAGISAIRGLALIREAIGSLDNLKALLRITVYVKSTFDFVDLSEVANGASDVFTHVLGEAGKHTRTTVGVYQLPKNAPIEVDMIAALHPSAR; via the coding sequence ATGAGTAATCAAATGAGTCGCGACGAACGCTTCCTCGCGATGGCGAAAGAACTTGGCTTTGATATCTACGACGAGAATTCTGCGGGCGGGCATTACGCCCCGGTGGTCCGGCACGATGACGAACTGTACGTCAGCGGGCTGGTGCCGCGAATGAACGGCAAAATTCAATACCCCGGCCGAGTGGGACTGGAACTCAACCTGGCCGATGCCCAAGAGGCTGCGGGTATTAGCGCGATACGCGGGCTTGCCCTGATCCGTGAGGCCATCGGCTCACTGGATAACCTCAAGGCATTGCTGCGCATCACGGTTTACGTGAAATCCACGTTCGATTTTGTGGACCTCAGTGAGGTTGCCAATGGAGCGTCTGACGTCTTCACGCATGTATTGGGTGAGGCCGGTAAACACACCCGAACGACCGTCGGTGTTTACCAGCTGCCGAAAAATGCGCCGATTGAAGTGGACATGATCGCGGCCCTGCATCCGTCAGCGCGATAA
- the cyoE gene encoding heme o synthase codes for MSFKHFIQITKPGIIFGNVLSVAGGFFLASQGHVDLAIFLAAMIGTSLVVASGCVFNNCIDRDIDLKMERTKNRVLVQGLISLKLALIFATVLGVAGVALLYKVANPLAALFAVIGFVIYVGFYSLYLKRKSVHGTLVGSLSGAMPPVIGYVAVTNNFDMAALTLLVMFSLWQMPHSYAIAIFRFNDYRAASIPVLPVKRGIQVAKRHILLYILAFLVATLMLTFSGYAGMSYLAVAAAMGMYWLYMAWTGYKAVDDTVWARKLFVFSIFTITALSVMMSLDFKVPSELLLTYAP; via the coding sequence ATGTCCTTTAAGCACTTTATCCAAATCACCAAACCGGGGATCATTTTCGGTAACGTGCTTTCAGTGGCAGGCGGATTTTTCCTGGCCTCTCAAGGGCATGTCGATCTGGCCATCTTCCTGGCGGCAATGATCGGCACCTCCCTGGTGGTGGCTTCCGGTTGCGTGTTCAACAACTGCATCGACCGCGACATCGACCTGAAGATGGAGCGCACCAAGAACCGCGTACTGGTCCAGGGCCTGATCTCCCTGAAACTGGCGCTGATCTTCGCGACCGTCCTCGGTGTGGCCGGCGTTGCATTGTTGTACAAGGTGGCGAACCCGTTGGCCGCGCTGTTCGCGGTGATCGGTTTCGTCATCTACGTCGGCTTCTACAGCCTGTACCTCAAGCGCAAGTCGGTTCACGGCACGCTGGTGGGCAGTCTGTCGGGTGCGATGCCGCCGGTGATTGGCTACGTAGCCGTGACCAACAACTTCGACATGGCCGCACTGACGTTGCTGGTGATGTTCAGCCTGTGGCAGATGCCGCATTCCTACGCCATCGCGATCTTCCGCTTCAACGATTACCGGGCCGCATCGATTCCGGTGTTGCCCGTGAAGCGCGGGATTCAAGTGGCCAAGCGGCACATCCTGCTCTACATCCTGGCGTTCCTCGTGGCGACCTTGATGCTGACCTTCAGCGGCTACGCCGGCATGAGCTACCTCGCCGTCGCCGCGGCCATGGGCATGTACTGGTTGTACATGGCCTGGACCGGCTACAAGGCAGTCGATGACACGGTCTGGGCACGCAAGCTGTTCGTGTTCTCGATCTTCACCATCACCGCGTTGAGCGTGATGATGTCGCTGGACTTCAAAGTGCCGAGTGAGTTGTTGCTGACTTACGCGCCTTAA
- a CDS encoding response regulator transcription factor, which translates to MEQTKRVLVVEDDLHIADLICLHLRDEQFEVVHCADGDEGMRLLQQGSWDALILDLMLPGVDGLEICRRARAMARYTPIIITSARSSEMHRILGLELGADDYLAKPFSMLELVARVKALLRRVDAMARNLKMDAGSLITNGLSIDPITRDVSLDGRRLDLTPREFDLLYFFVRQPGKVFSRMDLLNAVWGYSHEGYEHTVNTHINRLRAKIEADPAQPARILTVWGRGYKFAAKEEQP; encoded by the coding sequence ATGGAACAGACCAAACGTGTCCTGGTGGTCGAGGACGACCTGCACATCGCCGACCTTATCTGCCTGCATCTGCGCGATGAGCAGTTCGAGGTGGTGCACTGCGCCGACGGTGATGAGGGTATGCGACTGCTGCAGCAAGGAAGCTGGGATGCACTGATCCTCGACCTGATGTTGCCCGGCGTCGACGGCCTGGAAATCTGCCGTCGGGCGCGGGCCATGGCCCGCTACACACCGATCATCATCACCAGCGCCCGCTCCAGTGAAATGCACCGGATCCTGGGGCTGGAACTCGGGGCCGACGATTACCTGGCCAAGCCTTTTTCAATGCTTGAGCTGGTCGCCCGGGTCAAAGCCCTGCTGCGCCGTGTCGACGCCATGGCCCGCAACCTGAAAATGGACGCCGGCAGCCTGATCACCAACGGCCTGTCCATCGACCCGATCACCCGCGACGTGTCCCTCGACGGTCGTCGCCTGGACCTGACCCCGCGAGAGTTCGACCTGCTGTATTTCTTCGTCCGCCAGCCTGGCAAGGTGTTCTCGAGGATGGACCTGCTCAACGCAGTCTGGGGCTACAGCCACGAAGGCTACGAACACACGGTCAACACCCACATCAATCGTCTGCGGGCCAAGATCGAAGCCGATCCGGCACAACCTGCGCGCATCCTCACGGTATGGGGTCGAGGCTATAAATTCGCGGCCAAGGAGGAGCAGCCATGA
- a CDS encoding aminotransferase-like domain-containing protein yields MQRAVIAAIEFQPGVPLVQQIVDQLSLAINQGGLPNGAKLPPIRELSELMKVGKSTVVDALDRLRAKGLVVSRQGSGHYIHRPSIQSQHATGPDLHPQDTLSRVRRALLLNNGALRPGCGFLPASWLPADELLKAVRSTLRATALRMGEYGEVGGYLPLREALRVKLSTVGIEVPVEQIITTANTVQAIDLLMRLLIKPGDTVLLDDPCYFNMHTNLALHGAKVITIARDCDGLDLEAFEQLLIAHRPVLYMTNSTLHNPTGHSFSAAQVYRLLELSHRYGVHILEDDLYGDIQQRRTPRLAASGLDNVSYVSGFSKTLTANSRVSYTALSPQLAARIITLKMACGGVTSELAEQITCTMLSNGSYAKHTRRTVDRLYESSSRVTRWLVEAGCSVSSIAGEGLFIWTRLPEGLHAETLAGKGLEHDLVLAPGTLLSKAADASSFLRFNVAHSDSLQVREQFFRLLDR; encoded by the coding sequence ATGCAGCGCGCCGTCATCGCCGCCATCGAGTTCCAGCCCGGAGTGCCGCTGGTGCAGCAGATCGTCGATCAGCTGTCTTTGGCCATCAACCAGGGTGGCCTGCCGAACGGGGCCAAGTTGCCACCGATTCGCGAGCTGTCCGAGTTGATGAAGGTGGGCAAATCTACCGTGGTCGATGCTCTCGACCGGTTGCGGGCCAAGGGGTTGGTGGTTTCACGCCAGGGTTCGGGGCATTACATTCACCGCCCAAGCATCCAATCCCAGCATGCAACTGGCCCGGACCTGCATCCCCAAGACACACTCAGCCGGGTCCGCCGCGCCTTGCTGCTGAACAACGGCGCGCTGCGCCCCGGCTGCGGATTTCTGCCCGCCTCGTGGCTGCCCGCCGACGAATTGCTCAAAGCCGTGCGCAGCACCCTTCGTGCGACCGCGCTGCGCATGGGCGAGTACGGTGAGGTCGGTGGTTACCTCCCGTTGCGCGAGGCGTTGCGCGTGAAGCTGTCGACCGTCGGCATCGAGGTGCCGGTGGAGCAGATCATCACCACCGCCAATACCGTGCAGGCCATCGACCTGCTGATGCGCCTGTTGATAAAACCCGGCGACACCGTGCTGCTCGACGATCCGTGCTACTTCAACATGCACACCAACCTGGCGCTGCACGGCGCCAAGGTCATCACCATCGCCCGCGATTGCGACGGGCTGGACCTGGAAGCGTTCGAGCAATTACTGATCGCCCATCGCCCAGTGCTGTATATGACCAACAGCACGCTGCACAACCCGACCGGACACTCGTTCTCCGCCGCCCAGGTTTATCGCTTGCTGGAGCTGAGTCACCGTTACGGCGTCCACATCCTCGAAGATGACTTGTATGGCGACATCCAGCAAAGACGCACCCCGCGCCTGGCCGCGAGCGGTCTGGACAATGTCAGTTACGTGTCCGGTTTCTCCAAGACCCTGACCGCCAACAGCCGGGTCAGCTACACCGCGCTATCGCCGCAACTGGCCGCACGCATAATCACCTTGAAAATGGCCTGCGGCGGCGTGACCTCGGAACTGGCGGAGCAGATCACCTGCACCATGCTCAGTAACGGCAGCTACGCCAAACACACCCGGCGCACGGTGGATCGCCTGTATGAATCGAGCAGTCGCGTGACGAGATGGCTGGTAGAGGCGGGATGTTCGGTGTCATCGATAGCGGGTGAAGGGCTGTTCATCTGGACTCGGTTGCCCGAAGGACTGCACGCCGAAACCCTGGCCGGCAAAGGCCTCGAACACGACCTGGTGCTGGCGCCCGGCACCCTGTTGAGCAAGGCCGCCGATGCCAGCAGCTTCCTGCGTTTCAATGTTGCGCATAGCGATAGCCTGCAGGTGCGCGAGCAGTTTTTCCGGCTGCTCGATCGCTGA
- a CDS encoding DUF72 domain-containing protein — protein MTATTPLYIGCAGWSLPREQWSAFPDEGTHLQRYAAQLMCAEINSSFYRPHRPATYARWAESVPENFRFSVKVPKQITHEARLVNGEQLIDDFIEQCIHLGQKLGCLLIQLPPSLPFDVNTAETFFATFRSRYTGFAVFEPRHVSWQTAEAQALLMEHRIGQVAADPSPLPNGDVPGAWPGIRYYRLHGSPRIYYSNYEKPWLEDLARTLHPQADGVPTWCIFDNTASGAATANALELQRMTSQRQK, from the coding sequence ATGACGGCCACGACGCCCTTGTATATCGGCTGCGCCGGATGGAGCCTGCCCCGTGAGCAATGGAGTGCTTTTCCCGACGAAGGCACTCACCTGCAACGGTACGCGGCACAGCTGATGTGCGCGGAAATCAACAGCTCGTTTTATCGACCACACCGCCCGGCAACCTATGCGCGATGGGCTGAAAGCGTGCCGGAGAATTTCAGGTTTTCAGTCAAAGTCCCCAAGCAGATCACCCACGAGGCTCGCTTGGTGAATGGTGAACAGTTGATCGATGACTTTATTGAGCAATGCATCCACCTGGGCCAGAAGCTTGGCTGCCTGCTGATCCAGCTTCCGCCCTCCTTGCCCTTTGACGTCAACACGGCCGAAACTTTTTTCGCCACCTTTCGTTCGCGCTACACAGGCTTCGCCGTGTTTGAACCCAGGCACGTCAGCTGGCAAACAGCCGAGGCGCAGGCGCTGCTGATGGAGCATCGAATAGGCCAAGTGGCAGCCGATCCTTCGCCACTGCCCAATGGCGATGTACCCGGTGCCTGGCCGGGCATCCGCTACTACCGATTGCACGGGTCGCCGCGAATCTACTATTCAAACTACGAGAAACCATGGCTTGAAGACCTGGCTCGAACGCTACACCCCCAAGCCGACGGCGTTCCCACCTGGTGCATCTTCGACAACACCGCCAGTGGTGCGGCGACCGCCAATGCGCTGGAGCTTCAGCGAATGACATCCCAGCGCCAAAAATGA
- a CDS encoding sensor histidine kinase, translated as MRLTLTQRLSLVFAILLLVCCGTSAWMQVRSNKMHELEVVQGLSRDLAQHIARDTVLMDTNGLMPNAVRELFSKLMLVNPSVEVYLLDNEGLIVGSAAPEGRMRRDRVDLAPIQRLLKGEALPILGDDPRSVDGRKVFSAAPLQVNGKPEGYLYVVLLSEEHDRFAERGATSAALNTALLSIGLVASLCLIAGLAAFALITRPLRRLTDRVSQFDIDGVPSTPPASDPVEKASSHDEIAVLDAAFRQMQTRLGEQWRSLTRQDQERRELVANISHDLRTPLASLHGYLETLSLKDATLSPADRRRYLGIALDQSRKVGGLAQSLLELVRLEHGFVQPVLERFSLTDLVQDIFQKFELTAEARQIELKANFAPNVSAVCADLGLIERVLTNLFDNALRDTPQGGEIELSLRPQGPFIEVTVSDTGPGIAPELREGLFLRPFNIGGARRDGGLGLRIVHRILQLHGREIQLIDVPGRGATFRFSLPVDEQTAEKWAVRSMNLNSLGK; from the coding sequence ATGAGGCTGACCCTGACACAGCGCCTGTCCCTGGTGTTCGCCATTCTGTTGCTGGTGTGCTGTGGCACCTCGGCCTGGATGCAAGTGCGCTCCAACAAAATGCACGAACTGGAGGTGGTTCAAGGGCTGTCGCGTGATCTCGCCCAGCACATCGCCCGCGACACTGTGCTGATGGACACCAATGGCCTGATGCCCAATGCCGTGCGCGAATTGTTCAGCAAACTCATGCTGGTCAATCCGAGTGTCGAGGTCTATCTGCTTGATAACGAGGGGCTCATTGTCGGCAGCGCCGCCCCCGAAGGCCGGATGCGTCGGGATCGGGTCGATCTGGCACCAATCCAGCGCTTGCTCAAGGGCGAGGCGCTGCCGATTCTCGGCGACGACCCGCGCAGCGTCGACGGACGCAAGGTGTTCAGCGCAGCGCCGTTGCAGGTCAACGGCAAGCCGGAAGGTTACCTCTATGTGGTGTTGCTCAGTGAAGAACACGACCGCTTCGCCGAACGCGGTGCCACCAGCGCCGCGCTCAATACGGCGCTGCTGTCTATCGGTCTGGTGGCGTCGTTGTGCCTGATCGCCGGCCTTGCCGCATTTGCCCTGATCACCCGACCGTTGCGTCGATTGACCGATCGAGTCAGCCAGTTCGACATCGACGGAGTCCCCTCCACACCGCCCGCATCGGACCCGGTAGAAAAAGCATCGAGCCACGATGAAATAGCCGTGCTCGACGCCGCTTTCCGCCAGATGCAAACCCGTCTCGGCGAACAATGGCGCTCGCTGACTCGCCAGGATCAGGAACGCCGCGAATTGGTAGCGAACATCTCCCACGACCTGCGCACACCGCTGGCCTCGCTGCACGGTTATCTGGAAACCCTGTCGCTCAAGGACGCCACGCTGTCCCCCGCCGACCGCCGTCGCTATCTGGGCATCGCCCTGGATCAAAGCCGCAAGGTTGGCGGCCTGGCGCAATCGCTGCTGGAACTGGTGCGGCTGGAACACGGTTTCGTGCAACCGGTGCTGGAGCGTTTCTCCCTGACCGATCTTGTGCAGGACATCTTCCAGAAGTTCGAACTCACCGCCGAAGCGCGCCAGATTGAACTCAAGGCCAACTTCGCGCCCAACGTCTCGGCCGTCTGCGCCGACCTGGGGCTGATCGAACGTGTGCTGACCAACCTGTTCGACAATGCCCTGCGCGATACCCCGCAAGGTGGAGAAATCGAACTGAGCCTGCGACCTCAAGGGCCCTTTATCGAAGTCACCGTCAGCGACACCGGCCCCGGCATCGCGCCCGAATTGCGCGAAGGTTTGTTTCTGCGTCCGTTCAACATTGGCGGTGCCCGGCGCGATGGCGGGCTGGGGCTGCGCATCGTGCATCGGATCCTGCAACTGCACGGTCGCGAGATTCAGTTGATCGACGTTCCGGGACGGGGGGCGACTTTCCGTTTCTCCTTGCCAGTGGATGAACAAACAGCCGAAAAATGGGCCGTTCGCTCGATGAACCTGAATTCGCTGGGGAAATAG
- a CDS encoding cytochrome c biogenesis protein DipZ: protein MWLLVLAYLGGVLTIVSPCILPVLPFVFARTGQPFMKSGLPLLAGMAVTFALVASLAAVGGGWVVQVNQYGRWLALLFVALFGLTLLLPRLAERLTRPLVAAGSRLSEAAGADARPRPGASFLIGVATGLLWAPCAGPILGLLLTGAALQGASIATTLLLLAYAAGAATSLAVALLLGGKVFAAMKRSIGAGEWVRRGLGAAMLAGVAAIALGLDTGILARVSTASTGGLEQALVGRLAGKSPNNSGAMMAAGGAMKMSAKAPGALPIEGNLPPLDGAVQWLNSPPLTAQALKGKVVLVDFWTYSCINCLRTLPYVKAWAEKYRDQGLVVIGVHAPEFAFERDVGNVTKAMKDLGINYPVAIDNDYKIWRAFNNEYWPAHYFADAQGRIRYHHFGEGEYAESERVIQQLLREAGASKVADGLITADATGVQLAPDMNEVQSPETYVGYQRAEHFVPQTGLVPDKVSAYSTPAQLALNDWGLDGQWNVGSERAISSAPASRIVYRFHARDLHLVLGPGADGKPVRFKVLIDGKAPGDAHGTDVAPDGSGSVTEQRLYQLVRQNGGVTDRTFSIEFLDPGVSAYAFTFG from the coding sequence ATGTGGCTTCTGGTTCTCGCGTATCTCGGTGGTGTGCTGACGATTGTCAGCCCGTGCATTCTGCCGGTATTGCCCTTTGTCTTCGCTCGCACCGGGCAGCCGTTTATGAAAAGTGGCTTGCCACTGTTGGCGGGGATGGCGGTGACCTTCGCGCTCGTCGCCTCATTGGCGGCGGTGGGCGGCGGCTGGGTGGTGCAAGTCAATCAGTACGGTCGCTGGCTCGCGTTGCTGTTCGTGGCACTGTTCGGGCTGACGCTGCTGCTGCCTCGATTGGCCGAGCGCCTGACGCGCCCACTGGTGGCGGCCGGCAGCCGACTGTCGGAAGCCGCGGGCGCCGATGCTCGTCCGCGTCCCGGCGCTTCGTTCCTGATCGGCGTCGCCACGGGCCTGCTCTGGGCACCGTGTGCCGGGCCGATTCTCGGCCTGTTGCTGACCGGGGCGGCGCTGCAAGGGGCAAGCATCGCCACCACGTTGCTGTTGCTGGCTTACGCCGCGGGTGCCGCCACTTCCCTCGCCGTGGCGTTGTTGCTGGGCGGTAAAGTCTTCGCGGCGATGAAGCGCTCGATCGGCGCGGGTGAATGGGTCCGTCGAGGTTTGGGCGCGGCGATGTTGGCCGGTGTGGCGGCGATTGCCCTAGGGCTGGACACTGGCATCCTGGCGCGGGTTTCGACGGCTTCCACCGGCGGCCTCGAGCAGGCGTTGGTGGGCCGTTTGGCCGGCAAATCACCGAACAACAGCGGGGCGATGATGGCCGCTGGCGGGGCGATGAAAATGTCAGCAAAAGCGCCAGGCGCATTGCCGATTGAAGGCAACCTCCCGCCGCTGGATGGCGCCGTGCAATGGCTCAATTCGCCTCCACTGACCGCACAGGCATTGAAGGGCAAGGTCGTGCTGGTGGATTTCTGGACTTACTCCTGCATCAACTGCCTGCGCACCTTGCCGTATGTCAAAGCCTGGGCCGAGAAGTACCGCGATCAGGGGCTGGTGGTGATCGGTGTTCATGCGCCCGAATTCGCGTTCGAGCGGGATGTGGGCAATGTCACCAAAGCCATGAAAGACCTGGGCATCAACTACCCGGTGGCGATCGACAATGACTACAAGATCTGGCGTGCCTTCAACAACGAATACTGGCCGGCTCACTATTTTGCCGACGCGCAGGGGCGCATTCGTTATCACCACTTCGGTGAAGGCGAATACGCCGAATCGGAACGCGTCATCCAGCAGTTGCTGCGTGAAGCGGGCGCCTCAAAAGTTGCCGATGGGCTGATCACAGCCGATGCCACCGGGGTTCAACTGGCCCCGGACATGAATGAAGTCCAGTCGCCGGAAACCTATGTCGGCTACCAGCGTGCTGAGCACTTCGTACCGCAAACCGGTCTGGTGCCGGACAAGGTGTCGGCGTACAGCACGCCGGCGCAATTGGCACTCAACGATTGGGGCCTGGACGGTCAATGGAACGTCGGTTCGGAACGGGCGATTTCAAGCGCGCCGGCCAGCCGAATCGTCTACCGCTTCCACGCGCGCGATTTGCACCTGGTACTGGGCCCCGGCGCAGACGGAAAACCGGTGCGCTTCAAAGTGCTGATCGACGGAAAAGCCCCCGGCGATGCCCACGGTACTGACGTCGCCCCCGATGGCAGCGGCAGCGTTACCGAGCAACGGTTGTATCAATTGGTGCGCCAGAACGGCGGCGTGACGGACCGCACTTTCAGCATCGAGTTTCTCGATCCGGGTGTGTCGGCGTATGCGTTTACGTTCGGTTGA
- a CDS encoding sensor domain-containing diguanylate cyclase, translated as MGEASNIEPLKFNVSDLNEDMLHTILELVSDGIWDWNANTGFVYRNPGWYVMLGYAPHSLDNTVFTWENVMHPDDYPRVMALFDAYLNQHTAGYQAEYRCRKQDGSYIWIEDRGYVLARNADGSVARMVGAHRSIEDKKRLFEEMERRNQSLEAIVEERTRELSRVNQQLQIQLEENRKLAETDALTSIANRYRLEKTLPQECERAQRFRQPLSLIAMDIDDFKNINDHYGHALGDAALVQVVETVKRCVRYGDLLARWGGDEFILILPNTSLADARSFAEKIRHGLSSMPPVGEFQVTMSFGVVQRFEEEQQTGLLARADQALYRSKVAGKNVISG; from the coding sequence ATGGGTGAGGCATCAAATATCGAGCCGTTGAAATTCAATGTGTCGGATTTGAACGAGGACATGCTGCACACCATTCTGGAACTGGTCAGTGACGGCATTTGGGACTGGAATGCCAACACCGGGTTCGTCTACCGCAATCCCGGGTGGTACGTGATGCTCGGCTATGCTCCGCACTCCCTGGACAACACCGTGTTTACCTGGGAAAACGTGATGCACCCCGACGATTACCCGCGGGTGATGGCGTTGTTTGATGCGTACCTGAATCAACACACGGCGGGCTATCAAGCCGAGTATCGCTGCCGCAAGCAGGACGGCAGTTATATCTGGATCGAAGATCGCGGCTACGTGCTGGCACGCAATGCCGACGGATCGGTCGCGCGGATGGTCGGTGCGCACCGCAGCATCGAAGACAAGAAACGCCTCTTCGAGGAGATGGAACGGCGCAATCAATCCCTTGAAGCCATCGTCGAAGAACGCACCCGGGAGTTGTCGCGGGTCAATCAGCAGCTGCAAATTCAACTGGAAGAAAATCGCAAACTGGCGGAAACCGATGCGCTGACATCGATCGCCAATCGCTATCGCCTGGAAAAAACCCTGCCTCAGGAATGCGAGCGTGCCCAGCGCTTTCGCCAGCCGCTGTCATTGATCGCCATGGACATTGATGACTTCAAGAACATCAACGATCACTACGGCCATGCCCTGGGAGACGCGGCATTGGTGCAGGTCGTCGAGACCGTGAAACGCTGCGTGCGCTACGGCGATCTACTGGCACGCTGGGGCGGTGACGAGTTCATCCTCATCCTGCCCAATACCTCGCTGGCCGACGCCCGATCCTTCGCCGAAAAAATCCGCCATGGCCTCTCAAGCATGCCGCCTGTGGGCGAGTTCCAGGTGACCATGAGTTTCGGGGTGGTCCAGCGCTTTGAAGAAGAGCAACAGACCGGCCTTCTGGCCAGGGCCGATCAGGCGCTGTATCGGTCGAAAGTGGCGGGCAAGAATGTGATTTCCGGGTGA
- the cyoD gene encoding cytochrome o ubiquinol oxidase subunit IV: MANTHSHDSHDAGHGSVKSYAIGFILSVILTVIPFALVMYPTLPKSITLMIVLAFAVIQVLVHLVYFLHLDRSAAQRNNVIAFVFAAIVIVLLVGLSLWIMFSIHTFMMAK, from the coding sequence ATGGCTAACACACACTCCCATGACAGCCACGACGCCGGCCACGGCAGCGTCAAGTCCTACGCGATCGGCTTCATCCTGTCGGTGATCCTGACCGTCATCCCGTTTGCGCTGGTGATGTACCCGACGCTGCCGAAGTCGATCACCCTGATGATCGTCCTGGCATTCGCCGTGATCCAGGTGCTGGTGCACCTGGTGTACTTCCTGCACCTGGACCGTTCGGCCGCGCAGCGTAACAACGTGATTGCATTTGTTTTCGCCGCGATCGTGATTGTCCTGCTGGTGGGCCTGTCGCTGTGGATCATGTTCAGCATCCACACGTTCATGATGGCGAAGTGA
- the msrB gene encoding peptide-methionine (R)-S-oxide reductase MsrB, which produces MFSRRQFLVASGGLGAAALVIGVLPKFAAHSALVSEASASEVFEVTHSDSEWRAMLSAEQYEILREEGTERAYSSPLNNEHREGIFACAGCDLPLFSSDTKFDSRTGWPSFWAPLDKAVATRQDRSFGVLREEVHCRRCGGHLGHVFDDGPKPTGLRYCMNGLAMTFEPGAA; this is translated from the coding sequence ATGTTTTCACGGCGACAGTTTCTTGTAGCGAGCGGCGGGCTGGGCGCTGCAGCCCTGGTGATCGGTGTGTTGCCAAAATTTGCCGCCCATTCGGCGCTGGTCAGCGAGGCCAGTGCGTCGGAGGTGTTCGAGGTGACTCACAGTGACAGCGAATGGCGCGCGATGCTCAGTGCCGAGCAGTACGAAATCCTGCGGGAAGAGGGCACCGAACGGGCCTACAGCAGCCCGTTGAACAACGAGCATCGCGAGGGAATTTTCGCCTGTGCCGGGTGTGATTTGCCGCTGTTCTCATCCGACACGAAGTTTGACAGCCGCACCGGTTGGCCCAGCTTCTGGGCGCCACTGGACAAGGCGGTGGCGACCCGTCAGGACCGTTCCTTCGGCGTGCTGCGCGAAGAAGTCCACTGCCGGCGTTGCGGGGGGCATCTGGGCCACGTCTTCGACGATGGGCCCAAGCCGACCGGCCTGCGTTACTGCATGAACGGTCTGGCGATGACCTTCGAGCCCGGGGCGGCGTGA